The Rahnella aceris genome contains the following window.
GATCCGCGCTTGCGTCTTTCCCTGCGCCCGGGGATGAACGTTGCCTACCTGGCTTTCAATACCAACAAAGCCCCGCTCAATGATCCGCGTATCCGTCAGGCGGTGGCGCTGTCGATCAACAATCAGCGCCTGATGCAGTCGATTTATTACGGCACCGCTGAAACCGCTGCGTCTATTTTGCCGCGTGCGTCCTGGGCTTATGACAGCAACGCGCAGGTAACGGAATACAATCCGGATAAAGCGAAGCAAATCCTGAAAGACCTCGGGCAGGAAAAGCTCAACCTGCATTTATGGGTGCCGACGGCGTCGCAGTCCTTTAACCCCAGCCCGCTGAAAACCGCCGAACTGATCCAGGCCGATTTGGGACAGGTAGGGATTAAAGTCACCATTGTCCCGGTCGAGGGACGTTTCCAGGAAGCCAAGCTGATGGAGATGAATCACGACCTGACGCTGTCTGGCTGGTCAACGGACAGTAATGACCCGGACAGTTTCTTCCGCCCCATGCTCAGTTGTGCAGCGATTCATTCGCAGACCAACTATGCTCACTGGTGTAACCCGGAATTTGATGAATTGCTGCGTCAGGGGCTGTTGTCACAGCAACTTTCCCAGCGTATTGAGTTTTATCAGCGGGCGCAAAAAATCCTTGAGCAGGAACTGCCGGTGTTGCCACTGGCGTCTTCCCTGCGTCTTCAGGCTTACCGTTACGACATCAAAGGGCTGGTACTGAGCCCGTTTGGCAACTCCTCGTTTGCCGGCGTCTTCCGTGATGATGAAAAAAGTCGTGATAATGAAGGAAGGAAAGTTCCATGATTATCTTTACGTTACGCCGCATTTTGCTGCTGCTGGTGACCCTGTTCTTCCTGAGCCTTGTGGCGTTCAGCCTGAGCTATTTCACGCCGAATGCGCCACTGCGCGGCGCGTCCTTGTGGGACGCCTACCACTTCTATTTTGCGGGTCTTTGCCAGTTTGATTTCGGTGTGTCGAGTATCAACGGCGAAGGCATCTCTTATCAGTTGAAAGCGGTTTTCCCGGCCACGATGGAATTGTGCGTGCTGGCCTTTGCGCTGGCATTAGTCGTCGGGATCCCGCTGGGCATTCTGGCGGGAGTGATGCGTGGAAAATGGCCGGATGTCGCCATCAGCAGCATCGCCCTGCTCGGCTTTTCCATTCCGGTGTTCTGGCTGGCGGTACTGCTGATGCTGTTCTTCTCGCTGCAACTGGGCTGGCTGCCGGTTTCCGGTCGCCTGGATTTACTCTATCAGTTGAAAAGTGTCACCGGCCTGACGCTGGTTGATGCGTGGCTTTCTGATTCGCCATACCGCCATGAGATGATCATGAGCGCTATCCGCCATATGATTTTACCGATCGCCGCGCTGGCCGTGGCGCCGACGACCGAAGTGATCCGCCTGATGCGCATTTCCACCGACGATGTGCTGGAGAAAAACTATGTGAAAGCCGCCGCAACGCGCGGTTTATCACGCTTTACGATTATCCGTCGCCATGTATTACACAACGCGCTGCCGCCGATCATTCCCAAGCTCGGCCTGCAATTTTCGACCATGCTGACGCTGGCGATGATTACTGAGGTGGTCTTTAACTGGCCAGGCATCGGGCGATGGCTGATTAACGCCATCCGCCAGCAGGATTACGCGGCGATTTCAGCCGGGGTGATGGTCGTTGGCTCGCTGGTAATTGTGGTTAACGTGCTTTCAGACATTCTGGGCGCACTGATGAATCCATTGAAACATAAGGAATGGTATGCCCTTCGATAATGTATACCGCGAAAAACAGGTCCCGAGTCCTCTGCGCCATACGTGGGGGATTTTCTATCGCGACACACTGTCGATGATCGGTTTCTACGGCGTGCTCGGCTTGTTATTGCTGTGCATATTTGGCCATTTATTAGCGCCTTACGCGCTCGATCAACAATTCCTTGGTTATCAGTTGTTGCCGCCCTCCTGGTCGCGCTACGGCAATGTGTCGTTCTTCCTCGGCACTGACGATCTTGGCCGCGATTTACTCAGCCGGATGCTTACAGGCGCTGCGCCGACGATTGGCGGCGCACTGGTGATAACCCTCGCGGCGTCTTTATGTGGTGTGATCATCGGCGTACTGGCGGGGATCAGCCGTGGCCTGAAATCGGCCATTCTGAACCATATTTTCGATACGCTGCTGTCTATCCCTTCCCTGCTGCTGGCGATTGTCGTCGTCGCGTTTATCGGGCCGAAACTTGAGCATGCGATGCTGGCCGTCTGGCTGGCGCTGTTGCCACGCATTTCGCGCACGATTTACAGCGCCGTGCATGATGAGCTGGAAAAAGAGTATGTGGTCGCCGTACGACTCGATGGTGCCTCCACCTGGCAGATTCTGCGTTATGCCGTTCTGCCAAATATCGTTGCGGTGCTGGCAACGGAATTTACCCGCGCACTGTCGATGGCGATTCTGGATATCGCCGCGTTAGGCTTTCTGGATCTGGGCGCACAACTGCCGTCACCGGAATGGGGAGCCATGCTCGGCGATTCGCTGGAGCTGGTGTATGTCGCGCCGTGGACAGTCATGCTGCCGGGCGCCGCCATTCTTATCAGCGTGTTGCTGATCAACCTGCTGGGTGACGGTGTGCGTCGGGCGATTAATGCGGGAGTGGAATAATGCCGTTACTCGATATCCGCAATCTGACCATTGAATTTATGACCGCCGATGGCCCGGTCAAAGCTGTGGATCGCGTCAGTATGACGCTCAACGCCGGTGAAATTCGCGGGCTGGTGGGCGAATCCGGTTCGGGTAAAAGCCTGATTGCCAAGGCGATTTGTGGCGTTACCAAAGACAACTGGCGCGTGACGGCGGACCGGATGCGCTTTGATAACATCGAGCTGTTGCAACTGACGCCACGCGAACGACGTAAACTGGTCGGGCAAAATGTGTCGATGATTTTTCAGGAGCCGCAGTCCTGTCTGGATCCTTCTGAAAGCATCGGCCGCCAGCTTATTCAGGCCATTCCCGGCTGGACCTACAAAGGCCGCTGGTATCAGCGCTGGAAGTGGCGCAAAAAACGCGCCATCGAGCTGCTGCACCGCGTCGGTATTAAAGATCACAAAGACGTTATGGCCAGTTATCCGTATGAACTGACCGAAGGCGAGTGCCAGAAAGTGATGATCGCCATCGCGCTGGCGAATCAGCCGCGTCTGCTGATTGCCGATGAACCGACTAACGCCATGGAGCCGACGACGCAGGCGCAGATTTTCCGCCTGCTGGCGCGACTCAACCAGAACAATAACACCACCATTTTATTGATCAGCCACGACCTGCAAATGATGAGCAAATGGGCGAACCGTATCAACGTGTTGTATTGCGGACAAACGGTTGAAAGCGCAGCGTGTGAAGAATTGCTGGCCACGCCGCATCATCCTTATACGCAGGCGCTCATCCGCGCGATGCCTGATTTCGGCCGCTCACTGCCACATAAAAGCCGTCTGAATACGCTGCCAGGTGCCATTCCTTCGCTGGAACATTTGCCGATTGGCTGCCGTCTGGGGCCACGCTGCCCTTACGCGCAGAAAAAATGCATCGAAACGCCGCGCCTGCGTCTGGCGAAAACCCATGCGTATGCCTGCCACTTCCCGCTGAACATGGAGGAGCAATAATGGGCGAAACCCTGCTCGAAGTCCGTAATCTGAGCAAAACGTTCCGTTATCGCACCGGACTGTTCCGCAAGATGAATCTCGAGGCCGTGAAACCGGTCAGCTTTACCCTGCGCGAAAAACAAACGCTGGCGATCATCGGCGAGAATGGTTCGGGCAAATCGACGCTGGCTAAAATGCTTTCCGGCATGGTCGAGCCGAGCGACGGCGAAATTCTGATTGATGATCATCCGCTGACGTTTCGTGATTATCGTTTCCGCAGCCAGCAAATCCGCATGATTTTTCAGGACCCGAGCACCTCACTTAATCCACGTCAGCGTATCGGGCAGTTACTCGAAGCGCCCCTGCGACTGAACAGCGAAATGGATGCACAACAGCGCGAACAACGCATCAACCAGACATTGCGGCTGGTCGGCATGCTGCCCGATCACGCCAATTATTACCCGCATATGCTGGCGTCGGGTCAGAAGCAGCGCGTGGCACTGGCACGTGCACTTATCCTGCAACCCAAAGTGATCGTGGCTGATGAAGCGCTGGCGTCTCTGGATATGTCGATGCGTTCACAAATCATCAATATGATGCTCGAATTACAGGAAAAACAGGGCATCTCGTACATCTACGTGACGCAGCATCTGGGCATGATGAAACACATCAGCGATCAGGTACTGGTGATGCACGAAGGCGAGGTGGTGGAACGCGGAAATACGGCCGAAGTTCTGGCGGCACCGCTGCATGACCTCACCAAACGGTTGATTTCCAGTCACTTTGGCGAAGCGCTGACTGCTGATGCCTGGCGTCGTGACGGTAATTAACGCCCCTTCTGCATAATAAACGGGCAGATTCACCCCCTGAACGGTGTCAGGAAACTGATGCCGTTTTCTTTATTATGCAAATCCACCCTCTTCTATTCCTTTTCGATATGATTTATCGCTTAACATTATTTTATATCGGCAGCAGTATCGGCAACGATAGGGTCTGATAATTTGCCTGAGTAGCAGGCTTGAAGAAAGGACCCGTTCATGGAACAACAACGCAAGGCCGCGCACAGCGGCTGGTATCATGAAACACAATCCAGCCAATATGGTCATCTGCCGCTCGATCCGCACGCTGCGTTGGTACAGGATCGCTTTCTGCTGGGCCTTGATGCTCAACTTGACCCGACACTTCGCCAGTTACTTAACGACCGCCAGCGACTACTGAGGGCCTCCCGCGCCTGTTATGAGGTACTGTTTCCTGACAATCTGCAGGTTTCACGTACCGAAACATTATCCTTGTATGACCGTCTCAGTAGTGCGCTGACGGTGGCACAGGTCAGCGGCGTACAGACACTTTGTAGCCATTACGCTGCCCGTCTCGCCCCGCTTCCCAGCCCTGACGCCTCCCGCGAAAGTAACATCCGCCAGACCCACATTACCCAGTTCGCACGATTACTCGCAACCCAGCCAACACTGATTACTGCGCCGATGCTGCATCAGCTTTATGACGTGGGTTTCAGCACACGCGATATCGTGACCTTTACGCAAGTGATTGGCTTTGTCAGCTATCAGGCACGCGTACTGGCGGTTCTGAATGGTTTACGTGGTCGCGCCGCCGCCGTATTGCCAGGATTTCCTTCGCCGGAAGGTTGCGGGCAGAAAGGGTTTTCACTGGCGATGTTGCAATGGACGTCGCGTTTACCTGAAGTGGTACCGGAAAATGCCAGCCAGCATCAGCAGGATGTACTGGATTTAATCGCGCCAGATGCGCGTTCTTCCTCTTTCTATACATTGCTGGTGCATGACGCCGACGCGCTGAGCGAGTTTTCTGCGGTATTTAATAATATTATGCAGGCAGGTGCGCAGCCGGTGGCCGCGTGGCGTGAACTGGCTGCCGTAGCCACGTCGCAGCTAAACGGTTGTCTGTATTGCGCCGGGATCCACGGACGTTTGTATCTTGAAGCGGGTGGGAATGAGATGCTGATTAACGAATTATTCGCAGAAAATCATCGCGATGATGCCGTTGATACGCTGTCGAAAAATCTGCAAGACAAAAAAGAGATTGCCTTGCTGGAAACGGTGGTCGCCCTGACCCGTACCCCGGAACGTTTTGATGCACGCCAGCTGCATAGTTTGTCTGATGCAGGTTATACGGCAACACAATCTCTGGATATTCTGCTGACTGCGGCGCTGTTCAGCTGGTCAAACCGTCTGATTCAGACGCTGGGCGATACCCTGAATCAGTAGTTCTTCACCTGTTTACCTTCATTCTTTCTCCCCTCATTCCGGCAGGATATTCCCCTGCCGGTGATGCCAATTGTAAATACCTGCGCCACCTAACCGGCATAAGTCGTATTAATCTTATTTTCAATCGAAAATTTAGTGTTAAAACGAGAAACTGATCACATTACACTGTGCGCCGTTCTGGTTGCGTCTTCAGCAGCAAACAAGCCATTCATAAACCACCATATAAAGCACAACACCCCAGAGATATTCACTACATATTCACGCCAAATCAGACAAATAAACCACTTAAGTATTTCCCTGTAAAACAATGGCACTATAAGAGTAGTGATTACAATTCGTGCAACATATTCATATTGTCTATTTAGAAAACATAAACATTAATTCTGCATAACATTTCGAACATAGTTTAATCACGTCGGATAAGTTAAATGTAACAGCATATGTCAAACTCCTTGCCACATTTACGAAGATAGTGAACATTACTTGCCGTCATCCCATCTTATAACAATGCAAAGGGTGCTTATTTCGCGCCACTTATGCGTTTCCGCCACATACGGCCGGAAGGAATAAACAGAGGTACGAGTGTCAACTGCAAACAAAACACCAAACAATGAAAGCGTGAGTCTTAACGCCTTCAAACAGCCAAAAGCGTTTTACCTGATCTTCTCCATCGAATTGTGGGAACGTTTCGGTTACTACGGCCTGCAAGGGATCATGGCGGTTTACCTGGTCAAAATGCTTGGCCTGAGTGAAGCCGACTCCATCACCCTGTTCTCATCATTCAGTGCGCTGGTCTATGGCTTCGTCGCTATCGGCGGCTGGCTGGGCGATAAAGTGCTGGGTTCAAAACGCGTGATCGTGCTTGGCGCGATTGTGCTGGCGCTGGGTTATTCATTCGTTGCCTATTCCGGCCATGAAATTTTCTGGGTTTATCTGGGTATGGCGACTATCGCCGTCGGTAGCGGCTTGTTTAAAGCAAATCCATCCTCACTGCTTTCTACCTGCTACGAAAAAGATGACCCGCGTCTCGATGGCGCATTCACCATGTATTACATGTCGGTGAACATCGGTTCGTTCTTCTCCATGCTGGCAACACCATGGCTGGCCGCGAAGTACGGCTGGAGTGTCGCGTTCTCCCTGAGCGTTGTGGGTATGCTGATCACCATCGTGAACTTCCTGTTCTGCCGCAAATGGGTCAAACGTCAGGGGTCAAAACCAGACTTCGCGCCGCTGCAGTTCAAAAAACTGCTGATGGTGCTGGTCGGTGTTGTCGCGCTGGTGTTCCTGTCAAGCTGGTTACTGCATAACCAAACCATCGCACGTATGGTTCTGGGTGTGGTTTCCGTCGGTATCATTATTGTGTTTGCGAAAGAAACGTTCTCAATGAAAGGCATCGCCCGCCGGAAGATGATTGTGGCGTTCCTGCTGATGATGGAAGCGGTGGTGTTCTTCGTGCTGTACAGCCAGATGCCAACGTCGCTGAACTTCTTCGCTATCCACAACGTAGGCCACGATTTGCTGGGTATCAGCTTCCAGCCTGAGCAGTTCCAGGCGCTGAATCCATTCTGGATCATGGTTGCCAGCCCGGTTCTGGCAGCTGTCTACACCAAGGTCGGTGACCGTATGCCAATGCCGCACAAGTTTGCGATGGGTATGGTGCTGTGTTCCGGTGCGTTCCTGGTGCTGCCGTGGGGTGCGAGCCTGGCGAATGAGCAAGGCATTGTGTCAGTAAACTGGCTGGTACTGAGCTACGCGCTGCAGAGTATCGGCGAACTGATGATTTCCGGTCTGGGTCTGGCGATGGTTGCTCAACTGGTTCCGCAGCGTCTGATGGGCTTCATCATGGGTGCCTGGTTCCTGACCACCGCAGCCGCTGCAATTATCGCGGGTTACGTGGCCAATCTGACTGCCGTGCCTGCTGACATTGATGACGCGCATGCTTCACTGGCAATTTATAGCCACGTGTTCCTGCAGATTGGTATTGCAACCGCTGTGATTGCTGTGCTGATGCTGGTCACTGCATCTAAACTGCACCGCATGACGCTGGATCGTGAAACTGATGAGAAACAACCTGAACTGGCTTCTGCTCAGTAAACGCGCAAGCGTCTGATGAGGGCTGACGAACGCCTCCTCCGGGAGGCGCTTAATAAGATGGTCACCCCCACCCTGTGAGCGGTACGCTGACAGGGTGTTTTTCTTTCTGAAGGGGATCATCATGCAAAACGTTACGCTCATCGGTATTGATCTCGGCAAGCATTCGTTCCATGTCCACGC
Protein-coding sequences here:
- the sapF gene encoding putrescine export ABC transporter ATP-binding protein SapF encodes the protein MGETLLEVRNLSKTFRYRTGLFRKMNLEAVKPVSFTLREKQTLAIIGENGSGKSTLAKMLSGMVEPSDGEILIDDHPLTFRDYRFRSQQIRMIFQDPSTSLNPRQRIGQLLEAPLRLNSEMDAQQREQRINQTLRLVGMLPDHANYYPHMLASGQKQRVALARALILQPKVIVADEALASLDMSMRSQIINMMLELQEKQGISYIYVTQHLGMMKHISDQVLVMHEGEVVERGNTAEVLAAPLHDLTKRLISSHFGEALTADAWRRDGN
- a CDS encoding CMD domain-containing protein; its protein translation is MEQQRKAAHSGWYHETQSSQYGHLPLDPHAALVQDRFLLGLDAQLDPTLRQLLNDRQRLLRASRACYEVLFPDNLQVSRTETLSLYDRLSSALTVAQVSGVQTLCSHYAARLAPLPSPDASRESNIRQTHITQFARLLATQPTLITAPMLHQLYDVGFSTRDIVTFTQVIGFVSYQARVLAVLNGLRGRAAAVLPGFPSPEGCGQKGFSLAMLQWTSRLPEVVPENASQHQQDVLDLIAPDARSSSFYTLLVHDADALSEFSAVFNNIMQAGAQPVAAWRELAAVATSQLNGCLYCAGIHGRLYLEAGGNEMLINELFAENHRDDAVDTLSKNLQDKKEIALLETVVALTRTPERFDARQLHSLSDAGYTATQSLDILLTAALFSWSNRLIQTLGDTLNQ
- the sapB gene encoding putrescine export ABC transporter permease SapB codes for the protein MIIFTLRRILLLLVTLFFLSLVAFSLSYFTPNAPLRGASLWDAYHFYFAGLCQFDFGVSSINGEGISYQLKAVFPATMELCVLAFALALVVGIPLGILAGVMRGKWPDVAISSIALLGFSIPVFWLAVLLMLFFSLQLGWLPVSGRLDLLYQLKSVTGLTLVDAWLSDSPYRHEMIMSAIRHMILPIAALAVAPTTEVIRLMRISTDDVLEKNYVKAAATRGLSRFTIIRRHVLHNALPPIIPKLGLQFSTMLTLAMITEVVFNWPGIGRWLINAIRQQDYAAISAGVMVVGSLVIVVNVLSDILGALMNPLKHKEWYALR
- the dtpA gene encoding dipeptide/tripeptide permease DtpA, which translates into the protein MSTANKTPNNESVSLNAFKQPKAFYLIFSIELWERFGYYGLQGIMAVYLVKMLGLSEADSITLFSSFSALVYGFVAIGGWLGDKVLGSKRVIVLGAIVLALGYSFVAYSGHEIFWVYLGMATIAVGSGLFKANPSSLLSTCYEKDDPRLDGAFTMYYMSVNIGSFFSMLATPWLAAKYGWSVAFSLSVVGMLITIVNFLFCRKWVKRQGSKPDFAPLQFKKLLMVLVGVVALVFLSSWLLHNQTIARMVLGVVSVGIIIVFAKETFSMKGIARRKMIVAFLLMMEAVVFFVLYSQMPTSLNFFAIHNVGHDLLGISFQPEQFQALNPFWIMVASPVLAAVYTKVGDRMPMPHKFAMGMVLCSGAFLVLPWGASLANEQGIVSVNWLVLSYALQSIGELMISGLGLAMVAQLVPQRLMGFIMGAWFLTTAAAAIIAGYVANLTAVPADIDDAHASLAIYSHVFLQIGIATAVIAVLMLVTASKLHRMTLDRETDEKQPELASAQ
- the sapD gene encoding putrescine export ABC transporter ATP-binding protein SapD, with amino-acid sequence MPLLDIRNLTIEFMTADGPVKAVDRVSMTLNAGEIRGLVGESGSGKSLIAKAICGVTKDNWRVTADRMRFDNIELLQLTPRERRKLVGQNVSMIFQEPQSCLDPSESIGRQLIQAIPGWTYKGRWYQRWKWRKKRAIELLHRVGIKDHKDVMASYPYELTEGECQKVMIAIALANQPRLLIADEPTNAMEPTTQAQIFRLLARLNQNNNTTILLISHDLQMMSKWANRINVLYCGQTVESAACEELLATPHHPYTQALIRAMPDFGRSLPHKSRLNTLPGAIPSLEHLPIGCRLGPRCPYAQKKCIETPRLRLAKTHAYACHFPLNMEEQ
- the sapC gene encoding putrescine export ABC transporter permease SapC, with amino-acid sequence MPFDNVYREKQVPSPLRHTWGIFYRDTLSMIGFYGVLGLLLLCIFGHLLAPYALDQQFLGYQLLPPSWSRYGNVSFFLGTDDLGRDLLSRMLTGAAPTIGGALVITLAASLCGVIIGVLAGISRGLKSAILNHIFDTLLSIPSLLLAIVVVAFIGPKLEHAMLAVWLALLPRISRTIYSAVHDELEKEYVVAVRLDGASTWQILRYAVLPNIVAVLATEFTRALSMAILDIAALGFLDLGAQLPSPEWGAMLGDSLELVYVAPWTVMLPGAAILISVLLINLLGDGVRRAINAGVE